One Pseudomonadota bacterium genomic region harbors:
- a CDS encoding AraC family transcriptional regulator produces the protein MQALERLSFSRSLSRAPQHPSGLDTAVRYCLPSGLGEGYEDGFAIEDSCLLTTKQVKIRQGFEETEPGAGRLVFVFHLSGGRTVEIPGASRHTLSLPCFVAYHHPAGIAKTNVWDRGGWDTGVTIGFDCDDPPSEVKQQLPALTRTIDTALDESAEFTWFQSPLTPEMESVAGQLLAPNIHPNLLRDYIYAKSKELLVLGLDSILNDHQQRPESPESIREKIKAAKVILDENTRDKIGIGILAEELGIAPATLSKQFMETFGLTIHEYATERRMTKAVHMLVATDLSMKQIAYEVGYNHTSNFCLAFKRRFGVTARRARLEGRGAEPKDGNARG, from the coding sequence ATGCAAGCTCTTGAACGCCTGAGTTTTAGTCGGTCGCTGTCGCGTGCGCCGCAGCACCCCAGTGGCCTGGACACTGCCGTCAGATACTGCCTTCCCAGCGGCCTTGGCGAAGGCTACGAGGATGGTTTCGCCATCGAAGACAGCTGCTTGCTCACGACAAAACAGGTCAAGATTCGGCAAGGCTTCGAGGAGACCGAGCCCGGCGCCGGCCGACTGGTCTTCGTCTTTCACTTGAGCGGCGGTCGAACGGTCGAGATTCCGGGCGCCTCGCGTCACACACTGAGCTTGCCGTGTTTCGTCGCGTACCACCATCCCGCAGGCATTGCAAAAACGAACGTCTGGGACCGCGGCGGTTGGGACACCGGCGTCACGATCGGCTTCGATTGCGACGATCCGCCATCGGAGGTGAAGCAGCAGCTCCCAGCACTGACACGGACGATTGACACCGCCTTGGACGAGAGCGCGGAGTTCACCTGGTTTCAAAGCCCGCTGACGCCTGAAATGGAAAGCGTTGCCGGACAGCTCCTGGCGCCCAACATTCATCCAAATCTGTTACGCGACTACATCTATGCAAAATCCAAAGAGCTGCTGGTGTTGGGCCTGGACAGCATTCTCAACGACCACCAGCAACGCCCGGAAAGTCCCGAGTCGATTCGTGAGAAGATCAAGGCCGCCAAGGTGATTCTGGACGAGAACACCCGCGATAAGATCGGCATCGGCATTCTCGCCGAAGAACTCGGCATCGCACCCGCCACGCTCTCCAAACAGTTCATGGAGACTTTTGGCCTGACGATTCACGAGTACGCGACAGAACGGCGCATGACCAAAGCCGTCCACATGCTTGTCGCGACAGATCTTTCGATGAAGCAGATCGCTTACGAAGTCGGCTACAACCACACCTCTAACTTCTGCCTCGCCTTCAAGCGGCGCTTTGGCGTCACGGCCCGGCGCGCACGCTTGGAGGGCAGAGGAGCCGAGCCGAAGGACGGTAACGCGCGCGGCTAA
- a CDS encoding amidohydrolase family protein: MHNARLLTVDKRDRVVQGGALAVRDGLIVAVGEDETIKRQFVARTAVDANGGVVHPGFIDAHVHVSQYIARSVRPALAASALTQGHWKEHVRPEDEHASATLAAIDYLKCGYTGFIDPGTIFNADAVAPVADEVGIRIWLTDPYVGDRGRQLGETLGHLSSAGFLARWTADLDEALERMGAQLFRNDRPDSLVRAFVGIYGEGTESMALHRAALELAQSADVQFQMHLCFLPSAHLEREKQLGTSLYQYYADEGLLNDSVTFIHMNVVRPDEVALLAEHGVSVVWCPFGQMHMIGEGGAAPRMAALQRAGVPLGLGTDIPWVINFDGLAGLAIAASSTVGDTISAQNTLRALTQGGAAAVGASGATGSLEPGKHADFVIRHPSPSGDYGFDVTLESTIHGSRETVRSVYVAGDLVYHAGEPVRVDRDRAVERSRTAARGIAARAGIT, translated from the coding sequence GTGCACAATGCTCGCCTCTTGACCGTGGACAAGCGCGATAGGGTCGTCCAAGGCGGCGCCTTGGCGGTGCGCGACGGCCTGATCGTCGCCGTCGGCGAGGATGAAACCATAAAACGGCAGTTCGTTGCCCGGACTGCGGTCGACGCCAATGGCGGTGTCGTTCATCCGGGTTTCATCGACGCCCATGTCCACGTATCACAGTACATTGCACGCTCGGTTCGGCCCGCGCTGGCGGCAAGCGCACTAACCCAAGGTCATTGGAAGGAGCATGTCCGGCCTGAGGATGAGCACGCCAGTGCGACACTCGCCGCAATCGACTACCTCAAATGCGGGTACACCGGTTTTATTGATCCCGGCACGATCTTTAACGCGGACGCGGTCGCGCCGGTCGCCGATGAGGTCGGAATCAGGATCTGGTTGACCGACCCTTACGTCGGGGATCGCGGTCGTCAGCTCGGCGAGACCTTGGGACACCTCTCAAGCGCCGGATTTCTCGCTCGCTGGACGGCGGACCTCGACGAGGCGCTGGAACGTATGGGGGCCCAGCTGTTTCGAAACGACCGGCCAGACAGTCTGGTGCGGGCCTTTGTCGGCATCTACGGTGAAGGAACCGAATCCATGGCGTTACATCGTGCCGCCCTGGAGCTTGCGCAGTCGGCCGATGTGCAGTTTCAGATGCACCTTTGCTTTCTGCCGTCTGCCCATCTTGAACGGGAGAAGCAGCTTGGAACGTCACTTTATCAGTACTACGCCGACGAGGGGTTGCTGAATGACAGTGTGACATTCATTCACATGAATGTCGTTCGCCCGGACGAGGTCGCGCTGTTGGCGGAACACGGCGTCTCCGTTGTTTGGTGCCCGTTCGGACAGATGCATATGATCGGCGAGGGGGGTGCCGCGCCGCGAATGGCCGCACTTCAGCGCGCCGGGGTTCCCCTGGGTCTTGGGACGGACATACCCTGGGTCATCAACTTTGACGGGCTCGCCGGCCTGGCAATTGCCGCCTCTTCGACTGTCGGCGACACGATCTCGGCCCAGAACACGCTCAGGGCTTTGACGCAAGGCGGCGCCGCCGCGGTCGGTGCGTCAGGAGCAACAGGTAGTCTGGAGCCTGGAAAACACGCCGACTTTGTCATCCGGCACCCCAGCCCATCCGGCGACTATGGTTTTGATGTAACGCTGGAGAGCACGATCCACGGGTCGCGTGAGACCGTCCGCTCGGTCTATGTCGCCGGCGACCTCGTCTACCACGCCGGGGAACCTGTCAGGGTTGATCGAGACCGTGCCGTCGAGCGTTCGAGAACGGCCGCACGCGGGATTGCGGCCCGTGCGGGAATCACTTAG